The following proteins are co-located in the Williamwhitmania taraxaci genome:
- a CDS encoding biotin--[acetyl-CoA-carboxylase] ligase, which yields MSSQIQLLKYPVIDSTNSFAHQMVATQRPELETVIWAMEQSNGRGQRDNKWLVEPGKNLTFSIIIYPHYLPINRQFSLSQATAIAIAEVLSDLIPNNTVAIKWPNDIYVDDKKIGGLLLEHSIMGSSIDYSIAGIGINVNQESFPESLPNPTSMNIATKKEYDLEKLLEVLVRSFFAQMERIKAEMYEEIHADYKRRLFRKEGYHLFETDKGQFTAKIADIRQSGELILEVANGNQTAYAFKEVGYIL from the coding sequence ATGAGCAGCCAAATTCAACTTCTCAAGTACCCGGTAATTGACTCTACCAACAGTTTTGCGCACCAAATGGTTGCAACCCAAAGACCCGAATTAGAAACAGTAATTTGGGCCATGGAACAATCGAACGGACGGGGCCAACGCGATAACAAGTGGCTTGTAGAGCCTGGCAAAAACCTCACATTCAGCATAATTATCTACCCACATTACCTCCCCATCAATCGGCAATTCTCATTATCACAAGCCACTGCAATTGCAATTGCCGAGGTATTATCGGATTTAATCCCGAACAACACAGTGGCCATAAAGTGGCCAAACGACATTTATGTCGATGACAAAAAAATCGGAGGTCTACTGCTCGAGCACTCCATCATGGGCAGTTCCATCGATTACTCAATTGCAGGCATTGGCATAAACGTTAACCAAGAAAGTTTTCCCGAAAGTTTGCCAAATCCAACATCGATGAATATTGCCACAAAAAAAGAATACGATTTAGAAAAACTACTGGAAGTTTTGGTTCGATCCTTCTTTGCACAAATGGAGAGAATTAAGGCGGAAATGTATGAAGAGATTCACGCCGACTACAAGCGTAGACTCTTTCGAAAGGAGGGCTATCACCTGTTCGAGACTGACAAAGGACAATTTACTGCCAAAATAGCAGACATACGGCAATCGGGTGAGCTCATAC